A genome region from Panthera leo isolate Ple1 chromosome A2, P.leo_Ple1_pat1.1, whole genome shotgun sequence includes the following:
- the CYREN gene encoding cell cycle regulator of non-homologous end joining isoform X2 has protein sequence METFKSGDKKRVLPTWMTAQVAEKRKVPVKTPKARTSAAMPRAAAARLPATRTVYCMSEAEMVDVALGILIEARKQEQPLEPPTPAGADKPELSQAHSALSPSPSSPGRSEDEENEKDALSPGHSPQGPAGSDSARSRSPEEDEDMLKYVREIFFS, from the exons atggaaaccTTCAAATCTGGGGATAAAAAGAGGGTCCTTCCCACATGGATGACAGCCCAGGTGGCCGAGAAGAGAAAAGTGCCCGTGAAGACCCCGAAAGCGAGGACATCGGCAGCAATGCCAAGGGCTGCTGCCGCAAG ACTTCCTGCCACGAGGACTGTGTACTGCATGAGTGAAGCCGAAATGGTGGATGTCGCCCTGGGGATACTGATTGAG GCCCGGAAACAGGAACAGCCCTTGGAGCCACCGACTCCGGCTGGCGCTGATAAGCCGGAGCTGTCCCAGGCCCACTCCGCTTTGTCACCGTCACCGAGCTCTCCTGGGAGAAGTGAGGACGAGGAGAATGAAAAAGACGCCCTTTCTCCAGGCCACAGCCCTCAGGGGCCCGCGGGGTCTGACTCTGCCCGCAGCAGAAGCCCCGAGGAGGACGAGGACATGTTAAAATACGTCAGGGAGATATTTTTCAGCTGA
- the CYREN gene encoding cell cycle regulator of non-homologous end joining isoform X1 has translation METFKSGDKKRVLPTWMTAQVAEKRKVPVKTPKARTSAAMPRAAAARLPATRTVYCMSEAEMVDVALGILIEVKSTVSLLILTTRNRTGPLVNGNKGDALHSQSALGSPVICHPPSSSCPLSSASCAPLGLSPRAVSLNVWGWTPGEGVVVGGRAAVSG, from the exons atggaaaccTTCAAATCTGGGGATAAAAAGAGGGTCCTTCCCACATGGATGACAGCCCAGGTGGCCGAGAAGAGAAAAGTGCCCGTGAAGACCCCGAAAGCGAGGACATCGGCAGCAATGCCAAGGGCTGCTGCCGCAAG ACTTCCTGCCACGAGGACTGTGTACTGCATGAGTGAAGCCGAAATGGTGGATGTCGCCCTGGGGATACTGATTGAGGTAAAGTCCACTGTGTCTCTTCTTATTCTCACGACCAGAAACCGGACCGGGCCCTTGGTTAATGGCAATAAAGGAGACGCCCTGCATTCTCAGTCGGCCTTGGGGAGCCCTGTCATCTGTCATCCCCCTTCGTCCAGCTGTCCCTTGTCTAGCGCTTCTTGTGCTCCCCTTGGCCTCTCCCCACGTGCGGTGTCACTGAATGTTTGGGGCTGGACACCTGGGGAGGGAGTAGTCGTGGGTGGGAGAGCAGCTGTCTCTGGGTGA
- the TMEM140 gene encoding transmembrane protein 140 produces the protein MTLPRPRRGKQLLFLGIMTVTVAVIFLLFYALLWKAGNLVDSPNLRIGFYNFCLWNEGTGSLQCRQFPELEALGVPRVGLALARLGVYGALVFTLFVPLPLFLAWCNSNEAEWRLAGGFLATSSMLLASGLGLFLTYTWKWIRLSLLEPGFLALGTAQALLLLLLMAMCVFPQRAEDKVKLDSC, from the coding sequence ATGACCCTCCCAAGGCCAAGGCGGGGCAAGCAGCTGCTGTTCCTGGGCATCATGACAGTCACGGTGGCGGTCATCTTCCTGCTGTTCTACGCTCTCCTCTGGAAGGCCGGCAACCTCGTGGACTCGCCCAACCTCAGAATCGGCTTCTACAACTTCTGCCTGTGGAACGAGGGCACCGGCTCCCTCCAGTGCCGCCAGTTCCCTGAGCTGGAGGCCCTGGGGGTGCCGCGGGTCGGCCTGGCCCTGGCCAGGCTCGGTGTGTACGGGGCCCTGGTCTTCACGCTCTTcgtccccctgcccctcttcctggcCTGGTGCAACAGTAACGAGGCAGAGTGGCGGCTGGCGGGGGGCTTCCTGGCGACGTCCTCCATGCTGCTGGCCAGCGGCCTGGGCCTCTTCCTCACCTACACGTGGAAGTGGATCCGGCTCTCCCTCCTGGAGCCTGGGTTTCTGGCTCTGGGCACCGCCCAGGCCTTACTCCTCCTCTTGCTTATGGCCATGTGTGTGTTCCCTCAGAGAGCAGAGGACAAGGTCAAGCTTGACAGCTGCTAG